In Oryzias latipes chromosome 6, ASM223467v1, the sequence GGTAATATCTTACTTATATTTGTAACAATTTTTGGTTGGACCGGacggagaatttttttttttttttttttttgggggggggggggggggattatagaaggggggtaaaaccgtgaagcagcataaagcatcaagttgctggatgtttataatcattacggtTAGGTTCAGGTGTAATATAGCATAGCATTgatacttttaagaaaaggctcaagacccatctttttaacctggcttttagctaatttttgtttattatttatttattttactacttttatttatttattgttatttatctatatgtattttctatttttattttatttctttatccattttatcttgttttatgaacttgaacctgatttttaacgtgttattttaatttaccttatttcaatgttttatcgtttttatcaatatgtttactttttgattctcaatttttattcatttttatttccggtgcttcctcagctggaacctctccctctgggacggctgctgttcagccgctgcGGCTCTGGGTGGGGACCTGcattagctgtggtggagcggtctccgcctgtgatgttgcatttggctgtctatgcggctgttcacagggggggaggttccaattattagcgtttcccgcatcatgtttttgtgctcagcatatgttttacagcctatttttcattgtcattttccatcagttagagagtgggaggtgtgaaaggcgtggggggctaggtacggggaggggggccctattatttatttatttatttattaatgcttgcttgtttttatattttgttgttttaatgtaaagcactttgtgttatatttttatatgaaaagtgctttataaataaagtttgatttgatttgatttgatttgataaatctagaatggggggggggggggggcagtcctctcacacacactcaaatgttacaaacatgcctgttggctccaaaaatgttcacatgtcaacatgtacacaatacaactaatgttcacacacacataattatgccttcagaccaacaaacatgaaacatttcattcagtcaggGCAACCTGTTTGTGCAAAGGCGAGACAGCACCTGTGCTCTAGtgggtgtttatgttcttctaaggtGAATGATGGAATGTAGAAAGATGAGAGTGCCCAGCactccccacaccaagacccccgccgcagcagcagcgaggACCCCTAACACCCGAACAGTGGCAGATAGAGAACAATCGCCCACAGGGCAATCTCACCTGCCACCCAGACCAGGGGCAGgaggaccgccacaggggccgCCTGACGTGGGGCCCCGCCCCAGGAGAACAccccagccccagacaagcagcccaccaccacccaagGAGTTCTGATCATCCCCTCACCCTGACCCCAGGGACGGGCCAGggcccccccaagggagacccgcccaacacttcaggcagccacccacccagcccaaaGGAGGTCCAGAtaagagcaaggcaggggccggccacccctgcccaggaggaagACGCCCAATTGTGGTGGGGGTCCACAAGCAGTGTTGTAACCAGGTTCACCCTTagttggaattttggagaaggcCGGCCCTCTAGGgtaaggaccagaacccacaccacagggacacggacacccccaggctcagatgtgatgtgatcctcAGTTCTTGCTCTTGTCagagagctcagggatccctctccctgtgtggagagagggccgccgggcccaTTAAGCCAGCACTCAAGGGACACAGGCGCCGTTGCTGAGGGCCTGGTACCCCTGCCAGGGATGGGGTTGGGGACAGATGGTcaaaggtcccaccttccttgagAAATGTATGTGTTTGTAGTGgtctttcaaatatgattatgcaatttttagaccaaatctaaaaaccttttctgccacgtttttcattagaaattcgccacTGATTTCAGTGGAGCAAACTCGCCCCCATTTtatcaaacaacattttttgtctgtttcttaATTCACAAgacttttaataaagaaatgctcataaATACAATTTCAAGCTTCATTtcctttacatatgtcctccatcatcagagaaataccacaagaaaataataaaaacaccaaaaagttgTACCCTAagaaccaaataaaaaagaatgtgtgaaataatttgaaaaagtgaaaaatagtTGCTAAGTTTGCTAAATTTCAGTCAataatttctaataaaaaactTTAGACAGTTCTATAAGTAATGTTATAATTCACAAGTCCCTACagaggtttttgttgttgttttttgtaaccgttgtgctatcctaggcaatttaacattgggagttgggtcatctagacccactagaccacctttatccacctttgtcatggtaggaataacacatcaatgtaagggtggggtcatctaagatagcacaagggttaattaaatGAAATTAGAAGTATACTCACAAGATCCTGGTTTCTCTGGATAGACAGCAGATCTGACATCCTCTCATTAAAGCCTGCAGCAAAGTTATCAGGGTTGATGGCTACAAAACACTGACCCTGAAAAATCAAAGTGCATTAAACTGAGATGACCCAGAACCAAAGCCAATGGCCAAGTTCTTTTAGTTACTGTTAAACAACAAAGGTAAAAGCTTAAATTCGTCCCCCCTTTTTTCTAGCTAATGTCGagtaaagttttaataaatcaaacaagcTGTACTACAAAAGATTTTAATTccctacatatatatatatatatatatatatatatatatatatatatatatatatatatatatatatatatatatatatatatatatatatatatatatatataaaatttgcTAATTCATGAATGAACTGTGATCAGTAAGAAAGCTGATTTATGATgtaaacaattttaataaaacatgtgATTGCGAGAACAGTTAAATTAACACCAACACATCTGACTGATGATGTGGAGCTGGACCACATGTTGTTCTCTCAACCAAAAGAATATTCATCAACCATTTCAGGGTTTTTAAGCTTTTTAGCATCATTCTGCCGTGAACTGGCAGgttctggggggtattccagaaagcaggttatgctagctcccacggtaagttagaggctaaggaagttgataacctcagctttcggttccagaattggaggtatgtttcagggaatgtcaagttgccatggcaactcatgctctgagcataacctggtctggaacaggtttagttgaaggttagtttgttttcagagaggtgaggcagcatggcatgtccatttaaagatgatttagtggatgaagaagctcagataatactttttccaccatgagagggggataagaccacatatggatgttggaaaaaaaacttttttactttgttgatctaacttaattttttgcttcagttaagataaatcattttttgctaagtcagcttaaaaataacacgtagtaatcagacagttattttactttcattcaaattaaatcaattaagtagatgtaactttggtgctgctgttagttCGGCACTGCAAGGGAtcgtgggataccattccctttgcctgtctggatggatttgggtttaagtgtggctttttgaccaaacgTGTTTAGTTgttcagctgttttactgtgtttcactgTGTTTTGTCAAGTTATTATGTCCTACTTTGCTTAAGCCTTTGCACAATGAGTGATACACTAATCGCATATTGATTTATTCTATTtatctttataaaaatgagcatatctgccggctcaaacttagacacatgagagtttaaaaattgtaattcattaagatggaaaaaaattaatttaattggaGTAATaagacatttagttaaataaatatataaatttgagttgtataaacaataattgagttttatagacgtaaaaaattaggttgaataaatttaactcaattacttgttaccaatagaagtaatttatttaaggtggcaaaattggacaaaggttatatatatatgtgtcacaaagaaaatggaaataagattataaactcttgcgtttactttgtctgttcttacaagcagaaactctttcttttgatggtgcagccgtattacttttttgatggtcttataatcttcatacgccgtcattaatctccgactccgtctcactgaagtatggcgcttcttttttttcaccgtTTCcgtggtgactccggaaatcggcgatccattgagaatgtctttatgtacttgctgtgcacgtgcattaagccagggttaccaagtcgagcgtaattacgcttactcatatccggtcttttggaaccgacataccctgAGTAAGCAATTTCAGGCGGaattcagccagagttcaggcttaaagtcagggtagtttaaacatgcttcctggaatacccccctgatgcCCCCCATTGTTTATCTTTTCCTCTCCAGTCTCAACCTGCCCGTCTGTCAGTGTAAACGGCGTggtggtaacccttgtgctatcctaggcactttatatttgagagttgggtcatctagacccactagacagtgctctgaacctattttcttcaataatttgtgaaccttcttggtgtccatggattacatgaaatctttccacctttatccacttttgtcatggtagggagaacacgtcaatgtaagggtggggtcatctaagatagcacaagggttaagcccaCATCTGATAACCAATTATTCCATCACAGCTTTTACATGACGTTTtagaacggaaaaaaaaataaagaagtggAAAAACTTACCAGGTCAGCAACACGGTCAGTCACTTTCCAAGTGCGGACATTATTACTGTAATGGGCGCCAGCTAAGATACCACAAAACACTTCCACCATCATTCCCAGACCGTACCCTTTGTAGCCTCCTGAAAACCACAGATACATGATGATAGTTACAAAAACATATTCAACTTCATCCAACATGTCGTTAATAAACATAGAACAATGGTATTTAAACTCAAATTCCACATGATCTCACCATAATATACACAGGTTTCAATTACTTGCTTTAAAGAATTTACACTTTgtaaaaaatatctataaaaaacataaaactgcatttgaACTGTGTAAAGCAAATTTAATTTAGCAAACATAGAAATGAGGAAGTAGAACAATTTAACCTGAAAAACACTGAATACATTTCTATTATAATATAAGTTCTATAATTTGATAGAGGAAATATCTTGCTTTGActcttttggtttaaaaataaaataaagcttaaagaaGTTGGGAATTCTGGGTTCCCAAAAGCAAATAACTGGTTATGATGCATTGTGAAAGCGGATTTAAGAAAACTGTGGACTCTGGTGTTTATGCCGTATTAGTAGAATAATTACTatgttttgtaaaattgtaTTGGTAGGAATGGTTTTCTCAATCTTTCTTTAGAATAATATGATATTTCACTGGTGGTTTAAAGTCCCCttatgacaattaaaaaacaaaaaaacattcccagtggtgttttaattatgattatgaagtttttaaccaaaatcctaCAAcccaaatgtctttaaaaaccttatttcatgtttatctgaagcctccATTTCCAGCACCAATGGCCTTGTTTCCTTAACATTCAGcaagcagcactggctgtgCTTTAGAGCTGATTTGATGCTAGCACATGCAGATTTTTAAATTAccttaaacaccaaataaaatgaaatgcccTAAAGAAAGTGACTGTTTTCAGGTAATTTTCCAAATACGTGCGGTTAGTGGCCAGAGCAGTGAGCTTGTGCAATGTGCCgctgtgacatcacaaaagcTCAATAACTCAAACCGAGCGtctttgcaacagtttgattaacagcgatttaaaaggagaaatactcagaaatgcaaaattgaaatgattttttattaacttgttctctttaataagaaaaatgttataAGTACATGTCATGAACAAGATTTTTATCAAATAGGgacttaaaagttttttttttaaaactttcatgTAACCTAGTAAGTCTCTGGCTGAATCTATGCAGGttgttgtgcaaaaaaaaaaaaaaaaaacagtggtaaAGAGGCTTACATCATGCATGAAAACATGTGTATATTAATGCTAGATTAAGCAGATGTTCCAAAAAAACCCTCTGACCTGTGGCTTCACTGCCCCCGATAGGAACAAGGCCTCCTCCAGTTAGGACTCTTTTAGGATCAGCCGTTATCTTTCCTTGAGGATCACAGCCCCAGCCATCAGGTATGCTGTCTCCATGACGCTCACTGAGCTCAACCTTCACGATCCATTTAAGAAAATACTTCTCGGTAAATGCTTTCAAGGGTTTgtcaaaaaataacaacaagaaATAAACATCTTACCTTCCCGAGAGCTACAGCTGAAGTGGCGGTGTCTAGGACAAAGCTGTCTCCATCTTTGGCCGGAGCAGCGACACTCAGAGGGTTGGTGCCCAGAGTACGCTGCACGAAAAAACAGCCATGTTGACCATGTAGTCAAAACCACAGATGtgagtttttttctgtaaattctGTGGCAGGAGTTTGCAAAGGCTGAGCTTCAAAAAGCTAAAACTATTGATtgacagtgttccctcgtttatcgcgggggttttgttaaaaaataacctCGAATAgaagaaatctgcaaagtaggactacagattaaaacatctgtaTAGGCtataaaactcctcactacacatttTATACACTTTGCTCAGACAAACGTTAACATTTTcggaattttttttctctggtttaagccaatttgtatcatatttgataagTATGATCCAAGCTTTCCTTAAAAcccattttatattttgataTTCATAATATTGTCCAACCTTGCACAATCGACAGATTACGGAcccttttttatcttattttaataaattaaattaattaaattaataaatattgcttgaaaaggagtggaaggaagcgaacttatataatcctaccccgttatactgtaaccattttattacatgatttatcaatatccggttcccagtttttatcagacagaattaaaaatcataagatatcgataaagcacatgacaaagatgaattacttaagtattacgtcaaaaataactattttagaaatcaacatggcaaatgcagatcagtcatctgaaatatatgcagattatgttatgTTACCTTTCATTACATATATTGACGGTTTGCCATTTACATGAGGCAAagggatttaaagaaaatatcagTGATTTTGGAGGGAGCTGCAGCGCATGTGTATTttagtgggtttttgttttttgctttttttcccctataaGAGCATGTTTATGTGTATTTATGTttatgtaatatatatataggaTTCATGGTTGACCCATATATGTTGCAACATTTACAttgattttggtttattttaactgactcttatttattatttttgtttgtttgctgttgtcctgttttataaatatttgcCTGGGGAAATCTATATGCAAGTTGTGTTTCACATGCCACTGGTTAGCAGgttttattctaattttatttgtatgggcatgtatatgtacatatatgtgtatacttgttttttttttttacttttgcaacTGTACAGTTGTAAAGTTGCTTTttacatgtatgtgtgtttctatacaaaaaatgttttttatttaaataaagtgttaaaaaaacattttatataacTTGGCCtgtgtagttcatcatcattccacaaGGGGCAGTAGAGGGgatttttctgctcatttaaaAATAGCTGCTTccaagaaatattaaaaaattttGACCGGAaaaagtttagctaattttcaaaactttatggtgagaataactcatcgcCAACTTTTCTAAATGACTATTtgctgtgtttaaaaactgcaaaattagttaaatgaattatttaccCATTTCAAAAATATATGAATCAAATTAAAGACTGTGGATAAATAAGgggctttttttcctgaacactcatgTCAACAGTTTTGCATCTTAGACTAACATTGTTGTtaaccaaaaaaacataattgatACTTTctatttcacataaaaaatgataaagtaaAATCTTATTTGTGGGTTTCATCAAAGGTTTCAAAAGCATCttaacgagaaaaaaaaaaaaattctgtcaattctttgatgtagttCAAACTTTGGTAGAAAAATGAGTCTACGGTAATACTGCATGTTCCTGTACAGAAGACACAGCACGGACAAGGTCAGCCAATCATGACGCAGAAAAAAGAccctatcaaaaaaaaaaaaaaaaaaacccaggaaGACCTCAAAAGGTGAACACGCAATATAGCGAAGGAACACTCTAGTAAAGTGAAAGGACTGTGCTTGTGATGCCACTGATAATAATATTCAGAAGTAGGAGTGTTAAGACTTTGCTTAGTTATTACCATTAAGACAAAAAGCCTACAGGAATAAAACATTTACCTCTTTACCTCGAGTGGGAACCACCAATGGTGATGTATTGGTAAAGGACATGCCCTGTGGAGATGCAGCAAAATTTATTCCGTCTataactttttcaatttttattttactttattttttttagctagaTGAACACTAAAGACCTTACCTGTTAGTAGTAGATGTCTAAAAAGTAGTTCTGATGGACTTTCTATACAAGTaaatgtgatgcaaacaaaagcTACGTCCACACCGGCTCGGAAATGTGGTTCAAGCGACTGCTTCCATATGTGTACATGCGTGTTTTCTCCGTTCAAAACGATTGCGTTCACGCACGTCCATTTTCagactctacgtacaaaatgtgaGGCATTTGAACACccgctgaaagttaaaccagttaaactttgaccagaTTTGGGAAAGACATATGGGTAgtgtcctttttaaaacacagaagagccaaccatttgaaaatcgACCATTAAGGAAAAATTAATATTGGCAGCTTGTGCCAAGCTGGAATTctataacaccaagtcttttatagattggaatagagctgtaaagaGAAAAGGCTGGAGTACGTGCGCTAGTATTAGGCAGCGACAGACTTGTGTGAACATGGTATGCTAAAAGCACGTTCAAAAACCTGCATGCAGCGTGTTTTTGAACCCGCCACTCATGCCCGGTGTGGACGTAGCATTAGAGGAGTGACAAATCTTTTAGCTCACAATCATGTTGTCCTTCAGAGCTTGCATCGCATAGAAACCAGCAATCCCAAAATGGTTTGAACCTGGATGAAAAAATGTACACGtataacaaaataaacttcaagtatttttttcttacgGTTATTGCAATTATGTCattcaattattttattatttaatgaaaccaagaaaggatttttttaaacttcatgcAGATAGAGAcccacttttaaataaaaacctgaatATCATGTAAGTGTATTCGTTTCATAATTCCattcaaaaaatgtaacttcatACAGATTCAGCGCCCActgtaagtatttatttatttttacataaattggggttTCAGCTcataaaagccacaaaaactgcaaatcaaaaaattgaaatatgCTCAAAATTTGCCGGGTATAAATGTTTTCACAACAAATCATCTACTAAACTCAAAGCACAGGTTTCCTTGATGTTATTCAATTGGTTCAGTTTGGTTCAATATGGGGAACACTTCAGACTTGACAACTAGCCAGAAGTCTAGCTTTGAGCACCTTTATAGTCTGGGTAAGCCACAAAAGTTGTGAATTCTCAGTGACACTAAAAACCCAGGTCCTTGATGATCACTTTATCCAGGAAAAAGAGCTTCCCGGTTACAAGCTTTCACTTTGACAATCAAGGTGAGAAAAAAGGCACTGACCATGCGCCACCACCCAGCCAATGCCGACCTCTTTGGCTTTTCTGATCGCCAAATTCATGCAGAAGTTTCCCACCACTGGACCAAGAAGGTTCTTCCCATCCACCAATGCTGTGGCTGCACTTTGCTTCTCTGCCAGTGGCTCGCCGTCGACGGCACACACTCCTGACTTGATGTCCTTGACGTACATGtctgttaaaaatgttcttcacATTAGAGAAAATGAGACTCAGACTAACAACAATGTTAACCTGATGTTTAGTCCCTGACCCATCCTGTTGAGTCCATGGCTGTAGTGACCCCTGCTATCAGCTGCCACCAACACTTCTGCAAGACTGCGGGCGTGATGTGGTTTGGTCCCTACCGCCATCATACACCTCTCTATGAAACCCTGCACCTCCACCCGGCTGATCAGACATCTGTAAAGAAGACACAAGAGAAATCCCATCATCACCAttgatgatggaaacaaaaggCTCTTACTACTATCCCGTGTCAAACAGAATTAATGTTTTGCAAGCCTTTGCTGTTTGTTGAACCTTGTATAACAGGGCTGAGTGAGGAAATCCCTAAATCGCAGTAAAAATATCTCACAAACCATAAGATATATTTGAATCAAAGAtataaactcaaactttatttttttgttaaacaccTTTCATTTCCattgaaaacacaaagcgctttaaataaaagcaaatgaaatagccataaaatatgaaaattgatTGAAGCAGCAAACAGGACAATCCCACAAAATTGGCAACCCTCCCTCAtcagattcctccctccacccacccactTCCCCCAATATAACCCTGAACAGAAACGCGGAACTGCACCTTAAAGACTTTGTCTTTATATAGTAGAAAAGCAGAAATAAGTGTACACACATTTAGCTCAAATAAAACAGTGATGAAAAACAAACCCTTTCCCATGTAGTGACAACCCAAAACACGTTAGAGACTGGATCTGTAGCATTTTAATATTTAGAATTGgccaaaacaatattttatttttagtttatttaaatcGTAAATGTCTTAGCAGCCTTTtattctgaagttttttttttaacctttgtgctatcttagatgaccccacccttgcattaatgtgttattcctaccattacaaaggtggataaaggtggaaaatttcatgtaatccatggacaccagtgaagatcacaaatcattgaagaaaaaaggttcagagcactgtctagtgggtctagatgacccaactcccaaatataaagtgcctaggaaagcacaagggttaaactattAAGTcatgtttgtttcatttgacCCATGTGTACCTTCAGTCCCTGAAGCCCAGCATCATGTGAGTCTCCTGCTCCTAATAATTTGTGTAAACAACGACTAGTAACACAGTAGTGGGGGAAACAAATTGGCTAAGATTGATCTTCAAAATAATAGTTTTCTTCTAAACTAAAAGTATTTCTAGGGTTCTTTTCTCTATTAAGTCCTTTCTTATAAGGTCTAatacaggggtctgcaaccttcaacagtTAAAGAGCCATTTAGGTCATTTTATTACTGACAACAACCCAATAGGAGCCACATTGTCTTGgaaaaataagacactgatTTACATGATGTAAATGTTATTACGGTCATATGATAAGTATAAATAAACTCATTTTttgcatgaataaaacataatcatagagattttcttttcaaaatatgaaatattttgaGAGAGGCTCACATGTCTTCCTTTGAAAGAAATCACATGGAATCATCTCTGCAGTAAAGTTATAGTGTGATATCAGGAATGATTAAAAAACTATACACAGTTTGTTggtgcatctcagccagaaatcaacaaaaatcaaatgaaatcacAGCTAAAGTGACTCTTACCATGTTATGGCAGACTTAATTTCGTTGAATTTGTTTAATAATAGACAGGCTGACTTATGGTCCGGTGTGCCGACTTCAAATGGATTTTGAAGCGCATACACTCCTTTCTTTTTGCAAGGCTATCACTTATCCTGCTGATGCAGCAACTTTGATCTGTAGGGTGGAAATGGtgaaagaaagacaagaaaatcCTTGCCTTTTATCACTTTTGCTCTGTGGGTCATTgagtttctacattttttgttcCAATTTGATTCAATCAAGATTGAAATCAGTTGTCGGTTTAGTAAACAGCTgaggaagctttttttttttttaaaagcaatgttTAAATAGAGTAAAGGTTAGCAGAGTAACCACCTCACAGTTTACTTGTAGGAAATAGTCAAAACATTTGTCAGGAATTTTGCAATTTGTACAAACATCCAGAtcaagtggggcaaaaaagtatttggctGTCAGCCATTCTGCCAGTTGTCCCATTTAAAAAGAGAAGGTCTAATGTTGATCATAGGTAAaattcaactgtgagagacaaaatgtaaagaaagaTTCCAAGAAATTACATGGTCTGATTTTGAAATAATATAGTTGTATAATGGtgtagaaaataacattttggtgAATAACAAAAGTTTACCT encodes:
- the LOC101173859 gene encoding uncharacterized protein LOC101173859 isoform X2, with protein sequence MRRCLISRVEVQGFIERCMMAVGTKPHHARSLAEVLVAADSRGHYSHGLNRMDMYVKDIKSGVCAVDGEPLAEKQSAATALVDGKNLLGPVVGNFCMNLAIRKAKEVGIGWVVAHGSNHFGIAGFYAMQALKDNMIGMSFTNTSPLVVPTRGKERTLGTNPLSVAAPAKDGDSFVLDTATSAVALGKVELSERHGDSIPDGWGCDPQGKITADPKRVLTGGGLVPIGGSEATGGYKGYGLGMMVEVFCGILAGAHYSNNVRTWKVTDRVADLGQCFVAINPDNFAAGFNERMSDLLSIQRNQDLADPDAPVLTPGDPERASLKKCEEMGGILYHINVVKYMNDYAKKIGVSELLPCDETVTT
- the LOC101173859 gene encoding uncharacterized protein LOC101173859 isoform X1; translation: MRRCLISRVEVQGFIERCMMAVGTKPHHARSLAEVLVAADSRGHYSHGLNRMDMYVKDIKSGVCAVDGEPLAEKQSAATALVDGKNLLGPVVGNFCMNLAIRKAKEVGIGWVVAHGSNHFGIAGFYAMQALKDNMIGMSFTNTSPLVVPTRGKERTLGTNPLSVAAPAKDGDSFVLDTATSAVALGKVELSERHGDSIPDGWGCDPQGKITADPKRVLTGGGLVPIGGSEATGGYKGYGLGMMVEVFCGILAGAHYSNNVRTWKVTDRVADLGQCFVAINPDNFAAGFNERMSDLLSIQRNQDLADPDAPVLTPGDPERASLKKCEEMGGILYHINVVKYMMRPSHFRETRCSHSLGASFPDGGASLTTTYPQPGCL